One genomic window of bacterium includes the following:
- the frr gene encoding ribosome recycling factor, with amino-acid sequence MMSTLQISLQNAIEFLEREFLTLRTGRANPAILDSVMVEAWGSKVPLNQVASISAPDATLIVVKPFDKSTLKDIEKGIQASDLGLNPILSEDIIRVPVPPLTQETREKLVKKAKEVAEEAKISVRKARAEAREEVQSMLKEKILTEDEAERDEKAIQKDVDDANKEIEERLKTKESSLMEV; translated from the coding sequence ATGATGTCTACACTTCAAATATCATTACAAAACGCAATAGAATTTTTGGAAAGAGAGTTTTTGACTCTCAGAACTGGGAGGGCAAACCCGGCTATTTTGGATTCAGTAATGGTAGAAGCTTGGGGATCAAAAGTCCCGCTCAATCAAGTTGCTAGTATTTCTGCACCAGATGCTACATTGATTGTTGTGAAACCGTTTGATAAATCAACTTTGAAAGATATAGAAAAAGGCATTCAAGCTTCAGATCTAGGACTAAATCCAATACTGTCTGAAGATATTATCAGAGTTCCAGTTCCTCCTTTGACACAAGAAACAAGAGAGAAATTGGTAAAAAAGGCAAAAGAAGTAGCTGAAGAGGCCAAGATATCAGTTAGAAAGGCTAGAGCAGAGGCAAGAGAGGAGGTTCAAAGTATGTTGAAAGAAAAGATTCTGACCGAAGATGAGGCTGAAAGAGATGAAAAAGCTATACAAAAAGATGTTGATGATGCAAACAAAGAGATCGAAGAAAGATTGAAAACGAAGGAAAGTAGCTTGATGGAAGTATAG